A stretch of DNA from Trichomycterus rosablanca isolate fTriRos1 chromosome 1, fTriRos1.hap1, whole genome shotgun sequence:
ttttaaaagcagATGAGATAATAGAGTAATTAACAGTCATAGTAACACAAAACAGTACATGGCTTTAACATACACACGTGTAATGTGTAAGTCCTTTtagtttataaatgtatttttcactGAAGTGTGTAAATACATACATGCATGGTCACACACACGCATATTTTCAAATATAGGCACCACCTCGTGTGCTTCTCTTTACAGGCGAGCGAGGCTTTTATGTGGGGAAGCAGATCCCGCAGCATTCCATGCAGATCTCCAGACAATCTGAGGACTCGCAGCAGGCATCCATGATGCCGCAGTCCATGTCGCAGGGACAGTTGCAGTCGTCACCGAGGTCATCCGcgcagcagcagcaacagcagGCCTCTGATGTACAGGCACCACATGATGCCTGAGCTACCACCATGTTGCACAGGGTGAGGAACTCGCAGAACAGACAGGCTAAGATGCAGTGCACACAGCAGTCTGAATCCATGAAGTCCATGCAGaaaggaaaaacaaacaaacagcaggATTAAAATCCAAACTTGCAGTttatattttgaaaaaaaaaaaaaactcaagatCATTAACAGTAATTAGGTAATACAACTTTTTCCCACATTCATGCATTTACCGACGTTCATTGGTACATTTTGGATGATATACCAACCGCAGTGTAAGTGTGTAGGCGTGTTTCAAAGTAGGGAGGCTACCAGCTAAGCAGGGAGGAGAGATGGAAGAAATCAGAAAAATTCAAAGAAATGAATTCCACTTTAGGGTTGATTAGTGGCTTTAGGAATAATGGTGTTATCATTATGCAAAAGCACAGGCTTGATCCCGCAAAGCTGATTAGCAGTGTCCAAGATTTTTACTGGCAAATTGCACTAATACCACAATTTCTCTCATTCTTGATTAACATTTAACCTCTTTTACAGCCTATTATATGACTGCTGCACATGACTCCAAATTACTAATGTTTGAGATGACATGAATACTAAGGTTTTttactttgtcttttttaaCTGTCTTTTGTTCGGTTTCATAATTAATACAATATGAATTATTGGCGCACGTTTGCCAATTTCTTTTAATCGAATAAATGACTGACATTGGCCGTTGACTAACCAATAACCTACAAGCTCACTGCATCTTAtcataatataaaacaaaactgAGCTTCCTATCAACATTTTCCTGTTTTATCGATTAATAAACAGTGTTAACATAGTGAATGTGGCAGTACCATAGAACAGTAAGATGATCATAAACATctgtgagcagaaccagttcaacatTCGGAATAGCGTTTTCTATACAACGGTGGTAGAGAACAGTTCATTACAAAAGCTAAAGAATAAGTCTTAGGCTCTACATTTAAGGCCTTTAGCAGAGGATTTTATCCAGATTTTTGGCCATACAATGCAAATACAATGCACGCAAATtagggttaaaggtcttgcttaGGGGGCCAAAAGAGGCAACTTGGAGACAGTGGGGCTTAAATCAGAGACCTTTACTATTTAGCTACAATAGGTTAGGTCTATGTCAATACCAAACTACACTAACAGACATTATctccaaacaaaaaaaaaaagaagccagGCAAACAGAATTAATAGAAAAGTAGCAATATTCCTGTTCTATAGTCAGAAATCAAAATGAACACATGTTTACCTGAGGACCCTTAAAAATGTaagacatcatgttttacactatttttatatccatgacaggacaggtagttacaggttacacatgatttataAGTTCAGGTTCAATGCTAAACACAGTCACAAGCGATTTTTAGGCGATTCTAACACACGTCTGTAGACAaactccacagaaaggaccaggaccgctccgcttgggaatcgaacccagggccttcttgctgtagtTTCTAATTTAAAGCAGTTTTGCAAAGAAGTGGAGGCTAAAATGTATTCACAGTGATGTAAAAGCAAATGTCAGTGTTTGGTTACAGTCTTTGCTGCTTGATGGAacattacttattttatttttaacaaggCTGATATGGAGGTTGTATAATTGTTCATTAAATTAATGAGTTAGgtaagtaaatgtgtaagtgtgtggtgTGCCACAATAGATCTTGCCGTTTTGACCAGTGTTTTCAGTTTGGGCCAGACTCAGAgtgaccctgtccaggataaattagtttattaaagtaaatgaataaacagcTACTGAAAAATCCCTCGGGCAGCTCCTAATTAACATCAGATCTGTCCAGAAAttcatttttcatatttttactGTTAGTTGCTCGATGCAGATGTATGTGATACAGTTTCTTTTGTATTCTCTTGGATGTATAATTTATCAACAGTGATTATAATGAACTGTGAGGAATAAGAAGCTGGGTAATGAATGCCGAGGACATGAATGCCTCTCTCTCCTGCCAAACTGACATCACCTCTAGCAGCGTGCTCATGCTTAATGTCAGCCAAAGCAGAAAAATCTCAGAATCTGAAAGACCCAAAACGGTCCAAGTACCTCGGAGGAAACGGCATGAGACATTTGAAAAAACCCAAAGGCCAACATCAAAAAGAGGGGTAGCATGACATgaaacaagctggaacaggtGCAGAGCAGCCAACTGTGCAAAAACACTCAAATGAGAGAAGTCTGAATGCTGCTTCAGATACCAAATAATAAAGAAGAGTAAGAATAAAGACAGAGAAGAGACATGCTTGAGCCATAGAGACTTAAAAAGCACAGTCAAGTAAGCAATCTAGAGCTACACAATATGATGGGCCATGTGATGCATGATTCATCAGAACACCACAgaacaacaataacaaataacagCTATGAATTCAGGCATGCACTGCAATAGACATACTTGTGATTTGTCTGAATGTCTTAGTATATTTATCATTCGTAATTTTATACTGAAAAGGGGAGGAATAATTAGAACTACTGAGTAGCCCAAAAAAGAAAAGCTGGAGCTTTCAAAGACAAAATGTATAAGAAACTGAGAATTAAAAATACGTATTTTTATATGACATAGCAAATCATAAAAGCAGCAAATATTGAGATATAATGGatttaattactaaaataagTGCATATAAGATAAGTGGACTGATGTAAGTGCATGCTTACAACACAAATGCATTCAGGATCTACACCCATTCATGgtaaaaagatttttaaatcAACTGATGGTACTGCAGAAATGCCATTATTATCTTTTCAGGTTTTAATAATgagtaaaaataattttttttttctttgcttgaTGCAGGCCAATAATTACCATATCTGTAATGAATAGATCAGTGAATGTATGTAGTGAAGtatcagacatttttgtataaAGAGCAGttttaaagaaaacaaagattacTGAAAATAGACAAAGTCAGAGCAGTATGCACAAATGAAAAAGGGTGGGTTGGAACGGGCAGGGGTGTGTGCTGCAGGACCAGAAAGCAGCTTTTAATGAGGGGACACTACAAGAGAGAAGAGCTACGGCCCATGCAGAGGTGGAGCTGACATATGGCAGACCCCCCACTCGCCAAGGCCTTGTTAAAAGGTCACACCTTGGTGACCATTACTAATGCACTAGTGAGCTCCTTCATTACTGCATTTGAATCATCATCAGATCTGACAAGGTGCTAGATGtttttttgggggtttttttgAATATCAAAGATCCTCAACATGTAAAGTATTTTGTGTGAGCAATTACACATAACGAGATACACTCCAGTCAATCTGGTATGATGTTTGAAGCACAAAATTAGGAAGTGAAATATGTAAAGTGAGTTATCGGAGTTGTTATCTGAGCTATCTGCGTtgctttaaatgcattatttatgcattattaATGCAGCTGTGGTTTCATATAGAGAGAAGATTAAAGTGATTGTGCAAATGATTAGGCAAAAAATACATAGGCATATTTGCAATAGTTCATGTATTATTGCTTACCCTCTGGAGAGGAACCAGGTTTGTTGGAGCCCGTAGAACTGCCTTTGCTTTTTCTGCTGCTGTCACTGTTGACGGACAGGCTGGAACGGAGTTTCTTCTGCATGCGCTGAGACACGGGAGGTGGATGTTTCCTTGTCTCAGATGAAGAAGCAGAAGGGGCTGCAGGCTGTGTTAACCCTCGTGTAGTTCTGTGGCCATTACTCAGGCCTGGGTGCAGACCATTGTGCAGCTGTTTAGATTCTCCCTCACTGGGTAGCTGCAGAAGCCCTGAAGACTGAGGCTGGACTGTACAGACATCAAGAAACAGTAGAGAATTTTTTATGACTTTCATCAACTGTTAGTTTTCGCATTAGAATTAAGAGTGCATGTGTGAGCCAGCACAGCCCACAACTGCTGGGATCCGGGTTAGAACCTCAGCTGCAATTTTTGTGAGTGCTGCTGAAAGCTGAAGTCAGTTGGCTGAGGTTATAAACTGGTTGCATTAAGGCGCCAGCTTTCTATTAATATTATAACTGCCTTTTTGGTTGCATTAGTGTTATACCCTAAGTGGGGAGTGTCTTAAGcaaaaaggttctgggttctgCAAATTTGACAGGAGTATGAAAAAGCAGAAATTGCAGTAGAATACCAATATGTAAACATattagaaaaacaaaagcaaatgtTATCATTTTTTAGTGTGTCTTAAACAATCCGTGCCAAAatggattaatttgaatgttatttcatgttttggcaATAATATACAAAATGTATAATGATCAGGCATATGTGATTTTTGATTAGGTTAAATGATCAAATTTAATTACCCTAATAACTGAAGGTGTACAACAAACATGATAAAAAGAAAAGCTCATCAATCTGCATACAGATTATTTTACAAAGACATAAGAGAATAACACTTGCTGTGATTCATTATCAGGAGTCAGTCTATTCTGAACAGTGGCCTAGGTGTGACTGAGAATTTGAGTGCTGTCTCTGCTCATCATAAAGCCCATGCTGGCATGCTGTTCAGGCACTCCCACTCTGCGTGTTACATGTATGAATAGATGCTGGAACTCTACCTGATAAGACAGGAGCAAAAGCACCTGCACATTCAGTTCTAAAGCAAGAACCTCCTCACTCTGCAACTACACCAGACAAACTAGACACTTACCGAGCTTTAAACGATTGTTATGTTGGTTCTGTATATTTGTGCCCTACTGCCTTTTGCTTTCAAACTTTGCATTTTGCTCGCCATAATTGCCTATTCAAAAGTGTATGTTTGTGAAACTCGACCAACATGACAGGGGAATTTCCTTTTCCGCTATTGCAGCTTTTACTCTTCTGTGCACTTTGAACAAAATCTCAGAATTTATCTGTGGAaaattgtgcccatttagtcaaaaaaaaaaaagcatttgtgaggtcaatcACTGATGCTGGAtaggaaggcctggctcgcaaccaacattccaatttatcccaaaggtgttttatGAAGATGAGGTCagttaagcaatagaacacgagagggagtgtgttatcaggaataacatcacggctgtgattcggccgtagatcatcacagccgtgatgttattcgtgataacacacgacctcaagtgttctattgcttttatacaacagttttcacaaaataaagaaagaaaataaatcaaagacgccctaaatttaataataaatatgctttaatattgacaacatcttccgccaaaaagtagttccacaaccaatataaagtttaacactacaaagcagacattccaagttgcaaaaactcatttcagggaggtaagaacaacaacaagaaaaaggtaagaacctccgaagggaaaaaaagaaataaaaaaacctcttgcatACACCAGAGGATAtacgggtgataacagaactcttagaagctgctaactgggctattatgctaactgttcgcgttacaaacacattaaagttccctacatagtgcactagaatgtGTATcaaatcacggatttatgttcgctacacagtgcactagagagtgaattagacaattggttatgttccctatacagtgcgatagattgtatatcagatcacggatttaaaacgtgatcgggagctgtgtcgcctgcgtgcacgtTTGTGTGTGAAGTATTACTGGAAAGAAATACAGGAGATAAACTGTTCAGTAgagctttgttttattgcatcctTAAACTGAACCCACGCATGCGTATACGGCATCGAGCATAACTCCGTATTCTGTGTTAACCCTTTAACGTCTTAAAGGCATATTACAACAGTGTGCAtgcagcttgtcgttactggcaacgcgtcagcggagtaataccgttgtggtgtgaaaagcccGTGCTGttgtcacgaatatcagcacgtttagaaggcttctcaaccaatcagattgtacggtcggaactaactgttgtataatgctCTACACAGTACACCGAAtatcctccacaccaaacttgtcaaactgtctttatggaccttgcctGGACCAGATGAGGGGATTTTTAAATCTTCTGCCACAGGGACAATTACTGGCATACGGCTGTTTGAAATAGGGCTAAAACACCTTTCAAATTTAAATAAGGAACTATAGAACTATTAAGCATTAAAATTACAAACTAAGGTTTTGTGCTAGTATTGAGTCTGGCTGCATGTGGATctgtgtatttgtttttacagaAATGGATTTTGCATCTTCATTGCCCCCTTGCATATGCACACTTGTTGAGATGGTTGATATGCAGGTATGTGATAAATGAGCCATAAAACATGCAGTGGTGAATTTCCGGTTAATTAAAGAAAAGCTGCTAGCTGTCACTTGGAAACACATAACCCAGACACAAGATCTCCTTGTTGCAGACGCCCAGGCTGAGGATTTTTCCACCCTTGCTGTGTCTCAATAAGCAACTTAGACACCTTGCAACACGTTTAAAAATTGTTTACACAGTACTGTCAAATGTTTACAAGCACTTCAAATGACAAGTAAACATAAAGTCTGTTACACAGGAGTGATGTTGTGCCCTGTCACTGCGCCAGAACTGTGGTTGGCTGCACAAGTCCTTGATAAGACAAATTCTTGATAAAACATACTGCTATGTATTAAGAACTCTCTGACCCTCAATACACCTTCTAAATATGCCCCATCTACCATTGAATTTAAGCTTAGATTTTACATTGAATAAACAATCAATAGAAAACCACCagataaaaaaagtaaataaacaattacatTTCATACCACCCTGGAGACCTTTAATATTGCAGGTACCAAGTCAAGCCAAGGAACAGGCTATACATGCATTGTTTAGACAAAGACACAGTATATCtactaaaacacttaactaAAGCCAGTTCAAGCATGACAAATAATCCAGGGACCATCCCCGATGTGATGTAAAAAGGGCAACACCTTaaacaattataaaaaatataatgccttaaaaaaaacatttagtaatCTGAAAGCTGTGGTTGTACATAACCATGGAAGGGAAACTGCACTTCCAACCACTTCCAACATATCAACAACTGTTGAGAGTGTACATTTGTAGTTGAATAATACATGGTATTTCTCTACACACTCTGTCAAACACATCGCAGGCAAACTGGGGGTGAGTGCTTCTTGACTGTCTAAGCAGCATCCCAATTTGGTCCCCTGTAGCTGACAGGCTGAAATATCTTGGGAGCATTTTTAAAAGGCCAATGTTTGATGGATTCATGAAGAACACAcaaatataattgccatttgtCACCATGTGTTCGACGAATACCCCACACAGGGACCATGCAGCACAGTGCCTGGAGAGGACCTGTGCCACAGCTGCACCGCTCTCTATGTAAAACTGTGGATAAACACTCTCGCTACTGTGTCACAGAAAATAGCTCTGCTGAAAGAAT
This window harbors:
- the mdfic gene encoding myoD family inhibitor domain-containing protein, giving the protein MSAETVLPPEGPAGPDEQQEESSLLLDISQDTCQNDTKESDTTELSRTLSSQEHCADGQGNGMGESQTHSEPVRVQPQSSGLLQLPSEGESKQLHNGLHPGLSNGHRTTRGLTQPAAPSASSSETRKHPPPVSQRMQKKLRSSLSVNSDSSRKSKGSSTGSNKPGSSPEDCCVHCILACLFCEFLTLCNMVVAQASCGACTSEACCCCCCADDLGDDCNCPCDMDCGIMDACCESSDCLEICMECCGICFPT